One genomic window of Arachis hypogaea cultivar Tifrunner chromosome 8, arahy.Tifrunner.gnm2.J5K5, whole genome shotgun sequence includes the following:
- the LOC112705974 gene encoding protein trichome berefringence-like 7: MDIWDSWWVLQFMQMLGLLSFWISLPKLRTLFSKAFGFGNKFMKGSSSNVWIFVSISLLLFLSWVYSFVFPSDLSVIQHYDEIIPNTSQSLNHSVEVPNVSHSMNQSFDFEMLKSKVVPMGKCNVFEGSWIHDNSYPLYDASQCPFAERGFNCIANGRRDRGYTKWRWKPKNCDVPRFNARRILEQLRGKRVVFVGDSLSRTQWESLICLLMTGVEDKKSMYEIKGNRITKQIRFLGVRFSTFDLRIDFYRSVFLVRPGSVPKHSPQRIKTTLRLDKIDDISHEWIDSDVLIFNSGHWWTRTKLFDMGWYFQVGNSVKLGMTINSAYNTALHTWASWVENSVNMNRTRVFFRTFESSHWSGKNHNACKVSRNPWKRSNGKERSPISDMINRVVKNMSVPVTVLHVTPMSSYRSDGHVGTWSDNPSVPDCSHWCLPGVPDMWNEILFSYLLPKPL; encoded by the exons aTGGATATATGGGACAGTTGGTGGGTTTTGCAGTTCATGCAGATGCTGGGTTTGCTGAGTTTCTGGATTTCATTACCAAAGTTGAGAACTTTATTCTCAAAAGCTTTTGGCTTTGGCAACAAATTCATGAAGGGTAGCAGCAGCAATGTCTGGATCTTTGTTTCCATAtcgcttctcttgttcctttctTGGGTATACTCATTCGTGTTTCCCAGTGATCTTTCTGTGATTCAGCATTATGATGAGATAATCCCCAACACTTCTCAGTCACTGAATCACAGTGTTGAGGTTCCCAATGTTTCTCATTCAATGAACcaaagttttgattttgagaTGCTGAAATCCAAAGTTGTTCCAATGGGGAAGTGTAATGTGTTTGAAGGAAGTTGGATCCATGATAATAGCTACCCTCTATATGATGCTTCTCAATGTCCATTTGCTGAAAGGGGTTTCAATTGCATAGCTAATGGGCGTAGGGATAGAGGTTATACAAAGTGGAGGTGGAAGCCTAAGAATTGTGATGTTCCGAGGTTCAATGCCCGGCGAATACTCGAACAGCTTCGAGGGAAAAGGGTAGTTTTTGTTGGTGATTCATTGAGTAGGACTCAATGGGAGtctttgatatgtttgttaatgaCAGGAGTTGAGGATAAGAAGAGTATGTATGAAATCAAGGGCAATAGGATCACCAAACAGATTAGGTTTCTTGGTGTAAGGTTTAGTACTTTCGATTTGAGGATCGATTTTTATCGATCAGTGTTCCTTGTGAGGCCTGGTTCTGTGCCTAAGCATTCACCCCAAAGGATTAAGACAACATTGAGATTGGACAAGATTGATGATATTAGCCATGAGTGGATTGATTCAGATGTTCTAATATTCAATTCAGGTCATTGGTGGACAAGGACTAAGCTTTTTGACAT GGGTTGGTACTTTCAGGTTGGTAACTCAGTGAAGCTTGGAATGACAATCAATTCTGCTTATAACACAGCCCTTCACACCTGGgcatcttgggtggagaattcaGTCAACATGAATAGAACAAGAGTGTTCTTCCGTACCTTTGAATCATCTCATTGGAG TGGAAAGAACCACAATGCATGCAAAGTGAGTAGGAATCCATGGAAGAGAAGCAATGGGAAGGAGCGAAGCCCTATATCAGATATGATCAACAGGGTTGTGAAGAACATGAGTGTTCCAGTAACAGTTTTGCATGTAACACCAATGAGTTCTTATAGGAGTGATGGTCATGTAGGAACTTGGAGTGACAATCCATCTGTTCCTGATTGCAGCCATTGGTGTCTCCCTGGTGTTCCTGATATGTGGAACGAAATTCTCTTCTCTTATTTGCTTCCAAAACCTCTCTAA